The segment TATAGCCGAAAGAGATCGGTCACAAAAGTATTTTGACGTTGCTAAAGTTATGATGTTAGTCCTTGATATTAATAGTGAAGTTGTTCAAATTAATAAAAAGGGTTGTGAGATCCTTGGTTATGAAGAAGAAGATATTGTTGGAAAGAATTGGGGTGAGAACTTCCTTCCAGAATACTTCCGTGAACAAGTTGAAAAACAAATGGAATATTTACTGTCAAATAGTAAGACAAAAATAGAATACCATGAAAATCCAATTTTGAATTCTGTTGGTGAAGAAAGGTGGATAGCATGGAACATTTCTATATTAAGTAACAAAAATCGTGATATTGAAGGAATTCTATGCTCGGGACAGGATATTACAGAGCGAAAGCTATTCGAAGAGAATTTAGTGGATGCGAAAATAACTTCTGAGCTTGCAAATCGCTCCAAGAGTGAGTTCCTGGCAAATATGAGCCATGAACTAAGAACTCCGCTTAATTCTGTAATTGGTTTTTCGGATGTTTTGTGCAATGAGACTTTCGGAGAGCTTAATGAAAAACAAAGGAAATATACAGAAAATATCCATAAAAGCGGACAGAATCTTTTGAAGATAATAAATAACATACTTGACCTCTCGGCCATAGAAGCAAGATCAACTGAGATAAACTGTGAGAAGTTCCTGCTATCCGACGTTCTCAAAGAGATCAGGAAAAATGTTATTTCACTTGCAACACCGAAGAACATATCCATTGATATCGATATTGACGATCTGATCTTGATTGATGCTGACAGAAACAAAGTTAATCAGATAATGAACAATCTGGTCAGCAATGCAATTAAGTTTAACAATAATGGTGGTTCGATTCTTATCAAAGCACGAAACATTGATAATGAGATAAACATCTCGGTTAAAGATACAGGAATTGGCATCCCTGAAAAAGAGATAGGGAAACTGTTCGACCCATTCTATCAGATAGATGGTTCATCATCCCGTGACTATGGAGGAAATGGAATTGGTCTTGCTCTCGTGAAACATTTCGTTGAAATGCATAAAGGAGATGTCTGGATAGAAAGTCAAGAAGGAATGGGAACTGAAGTTCATATTAAACTTCCTGCTGAACAAAGGATTTGATTCATGAAAATACATATTTGATTTCACTTGTCGATCTACTCACTTATTGATGGGATATAGAGATTATTTTGAAATTAATAACAATCATTCAAAAATAAAAAAGAACCCTGACAGGCTAGTTTGTCAGGGTTATTCTTCTTTAGCCAAAACTTTTTAGATAAAAGCCATCTATTCAGTTCTCTTGTTTCTTCCGATAGATAACAAAGAGTATAGCCAGAGCAGCAATTAATGATACACCTAGGACCATCATGAAATTGCCACCTTCTTCACTATTAATGTTTGTACTGTCACTATATTCCGAGCCATCGAAATCAGCGTCAACTTTATCCTGTGAATCTGAAAGATCATTGACCTCAGAAGTAATCGGAACTTCAAGGTATTCCTCATCTACAGTAGCTTCTGCCCCTTCTTTGAACATCAACCATTTGAGATATGCTGGAAGACCATCATCAGAACTTGATGTTGAAGCCGATGGATAATCATAGTCACAGGTCACTGCAAATGGGGAGAATCCGGAAATATTTCTGACAATGAAATATGAATAGGTTCCATCGTTGTCAATAAGCTCAGGTGTGTAGGACTCCCATGTTGAGCTGTTCAAGTGTCGGAGTTTCACGGTTTTTATCACCAATGTACCGCCGTTGAGGTCATTTCGAACCTTGAACTCTATACTTCTATTCCCACTGCCTTCGTTTGCCAGGGTTTCGTTGTTGAAGCTAATATCAAGGTACTGATATACTAAATCCTTAGAGAAATCTATTGCGGACTCATTCAATGAAGATACATTAAGCACTTCGACCTTGATCTGGACACCAGCCGTCTCGTTCGTTGTATTGAATGATACAAAACTTATGCTGCATTCAATTTCATTGTCCCCTGAGTTCTCATCATCGGTTGTGTTAAACCGCACATGCTTTTCTCCACTACCATCTTCCGTTACCTCAGGAGTTTTATTGATCACGAGATCGACCTCTTCACCATCATTTGCAGATGAGTTTGTGACAGTCCATTCCCATGAGAATGTATCCGTCCGCCCAATGCTCTCATTACTGACATTTAGTACAACATGGTACACGTCCATAAAGAAGTCATCCTGAACAATATACTGACTTGTGTTTATATTACAGTATGAAATTCTGGAGGAATCATCTGTGTTGTTGAACATATCAAATCCGGAACCAGTAACAGTATTGCCATTAATGAACCATTCATAGCTTGAGAATAGGGTAGAATTTACACTGAAATTCATTTCTTCGCCATAAACGGAAATCAACATAACATCTTCTGGCAACAATGTATATACCGGCTCCTCTGCAGCCCTTACTTTGAGGTATTTGGTTGAAGTACCATTGACATTTGATACTGTCAGGTTCACAGTGAAATTGCCTGCACCAAACTCATGGACCGGACTTTGCTCTTCAGATGTATTTCCATCTCCGAAATCCCAGTGCCAGTTGTCTACAAGTCCTGATGAGTTGTCCGTGAAGTTCACTGTCAATGGAACAGTACCCCTTGTTGCATTTGCTGAGAAGTCTGCAATTGGAAGAATTGTTACATCGACACAGACATTGTCAGTACTGTTTGTGTTGCCTGCAAGATCACTGAAAGTACAGTTATAGATAATTGAACTTACAAGAGTGCCGGAATCACTTGCAGGAATTGATATGTTGTATGAATAGCTTCCCGAATCTTCGTTCATCTGGTATTCATCACCATCAGCTGTGATGTTACATGAAGCCAGCTCAATATTATCAAGAACATTGAGTTCTATGGTAATATTATCACCTGTGTTTGCTTTTGTAGGACCCTTTACCCACTCATAAGTAGGTTCCTCATTGTCAAATTTGAAAACATTTGAGATGGAATAGTTTACGTTGGTTGTATTGTCAGTAGCTTTTACATGAAGATACCAGTCACCATTAACAGAATCTTTTGTGAGAATATCCCCACTATTGAATAAAGTCCATGAATCCACAGAACCTTCCGTGTTACTCTGACTCCAGGAATATTCAAGGCTTTGAAGGCCTGAAGGAGTATCTGTAACAGTTACTGTTGTACTGTGGCTGTTTGAATATGTACTGTTAACATTTTCAGTGAGTTCAATTACTGGGACTGAATTGTCCAGTTTAAAAACATTTGAAACTGAATAATTTACATTGCTTGCATTGTCAGTTGCTTTCACATGAAGATACCAGTCCCCACTTACAGAATCCTTTGTTAGTGCATCTCCGCTGGTGAATCCAGTCCAGGAAACCACAGATCCTTCGGCATAATCCTGGCTCCATGAATATTCAAGTGTCTGAATTCCTGAAAGTGCGTCTGTAGCAGTTACTATCGTACCTTGAGCTTTTAAATATGTGCTGTTTCCATTTGTTTCAAAATTGACCTCAGGAGATGTCAGATCAACAAGAAATTGAAGTGTTTCTTCCTCAACAGCCCCCTCAGAGTCCAATGTATAGACTGTTATATTGTGTTGCCCTTCAACAAGTTGAGGTAATGTAGTTTTCAGAGAGGTTGTATTGGTTTGATTAGTTCCATTAATTCCATCCAGAACATACCATGTAAGAGATGCTTTTTCGAAAAAACTTGCCTCTAAGAGAGGAGTACTGTCGTTAGTAATAGTGAGTGGTGAACTGATCTTTATTGGGTTTGCTACATAGTTCACACAATTAAGCCAGAGGTTGATCATATCATCATTGATATCGGGGTCATCTGCCGCGTCGAAGAATATAAGGACAACACCTCCCGAACCGCTAATATCGGAAGGATAACTTAACAGGGATCCTTTTTCAGCTATTGCGATCGCAGGCCATGTACCTCCATGTCCAGTGTATTCCGCAACCACATCCAATCTGGGATCAAGTTCTTGTGATGAATAAAAATATTCTGTTGCACCCTGACCGACAAAACCATCTGTTACGTTCTCAAATATCGGATGTTCGTTGTCCAGGATATCAATGGGTGTATTTCTAGCAACACTTCTACCATGATCAGCCATTCCTTCAAACAATCCCCATTGTCCATTGACGTAATAAATATTTGGGCCAGTTTCATTTAGGAGTACAGCTGAAGATGACCATTCGGCAACCATTCCCCCACCATTACCAAGGAATGTTTTTACAGCTTCTTCAAAGGCCGGGGAGTTTGCCCCCGAATCGTGAGCATATATAAAGACATCATATTGTAATAAGTATCCAGCTTCGATCTGGGTTACAGTGAGATAGTCTGCCTGATATCCATTAGACTGTAACATATTTTGGATACTATACCTATTAGGATAGATGGCCACTTTTGGAATGTTGGACTCTGCACCAGATGCTGTAAAAGAAACAGAGGATAAAACAATGTTCGTTTCTGATAATGTACTATATTCATCGTTATTTTCTGATGTAGGATTTGTGACAGGTATTTCCATAACTGAACTATCACTTTCAGCTAATGCCGTAGAAGATAGTAGTGAAACTAGCAAAACCAATGTGCAGCAGATGCTAAGGAAGCCCCAGCCTACTTTTTTAAAGCCAATAGCCTGTTTATCAATCATAATTTATCAGCAACCAATAACATATATATAAATAAATATAATTATAGTATGTTTTTTATTGATTTCAATTCAACGTATAATCATTTATCAGTATCAATAAAATGAACAGTCATCATATAAACTTCAAATATATAAATAGATGTATTTTAAAATATTTTTTGCCTTATATTGATATCGTTAAATTAGCTTTAACTTAGTTTAGAGAAAAAAAGTCTGCAACGCCAAATAAATTATATAGTTGAAAATAACTAGATTATAACAGTGATTATATATGATGCAATATTCAGGGGAATCGAGCATCATTGAAAACAAATAAGGTATAGATTCCAACCAAATTGCCGATAAATTACAAAGTTCTACCTTCTTATAAAGGGATTCGGCAGCATGTTGAAGATAAATTCTCAAGACCGCATACAAAAATAGATGTAATGAAAGAGAGATGAAATAATTAATAAAGCCTCAAACTGAGGTTTTCACCCCCATTTCTTCAAAGTGACCCAGAAAATACTTCCCCGGCCTTCAGGATTATCCTCAACCCTAACACTTCCACCATGAAGATCAACTATCTTCTTAACAATGGCAAGCCCAAGCCCCGTTCCCTTGATACCTTTTTTCGTGACACGCTTGAAACGCTCGAACAATTCGGTCTTGTTCTCGTCAGGAACACCTTCACCACGATCCGTTACCGAGACTTTCCATTCATCATCGGCATCGGAGATGTTAATGATGATCCTTTCATTTTCAGGACTGTATTTAATCGCATTCGAAAGAAGGTTTGAAAACACATCTTCGATCATCGGATTCGCCTTTACAGGATAACTTCCTTCGTGATCAAATTCAACTTTCATCTGATTCTCATCAATGTTAGGCCTGAAGTTGCCGACGACACTTTCAATCACAAGAGCGAGATCCATTTCCTGAAACTCGATGTCTTCAAAGGAATCCAGTTTTGCAAACCTTGCAGCGCTCTCTATCATGTCGATCAGTTTTTTGTTGTTGCGATCGATGGTGCGGACCATATCCTGCTTCTTCCCATCAGTCTCCATCTCAAGAAGCAGCTCGGCATAACCCTTGACAATACCTGCAGGATTTAAAAGATCATGACGCATGATATCGGTAAAAAGCTCTTTCAGTTCGTTCGAATGTTCAAGATCTTCCGCATACTTTTTGAGTTTCTCAAGAGATTCCCGGCGCTGGACAAGCCTCCACAAGCCCTGCATCAGCAATGTCAACTGGCGAACATCGGAAGCATCATAGTCGCCTTCTTTGTTGCTGACCCCTGCGGTTGCAACGATCCTGTCACCTTCAAAGACAGGAACTGCCATGTAGTTACTGAGTTCTACATGACCTTCCGGATAACCTTTTTTAAGAGGATCCGGGGCATTGTAATCATTGATAATAACAGGTTGTCTCTGCCTTATCGGCTCACCCCACAGGCCGATCTTGTCCACCTCGTAGATGAACTTTCGATCCGGCACAGTGCACCCTTTCATGACACTGTTCGACCAGGTATGCATTATGAGAGACGACTCATCTTCGTTCAAAAAAGCGAGGTAACCGATATTGCTGCCGGTAAGCCTGACAGCTTCTTCATGAACAAAGTCTGCTATCTCCTGCATAGGCGCATCCATCATCTGTTCAAGTTCTAACAGCGCCTCAAGGCGGGATTCATCAATTTTCAATGTATCTTCAAGGCTTCTTCTCAGTGAGATATCCTCGATAATGCATATCCCGCCCAGAAGTGAGCCGTCTTCCGATACATCAGGACTGCAATGCACCTCCATCTGAACAGATTGAGCTTCTGGAGAAGATAAATGCTCACCCTCATACTGAACAGGTGTTCCTGAAAGCACTGCTTTAATAGCAAAAGCCATTTGCTCGTCACTAAAAATAGACAGTATGTCTGATCCGATGATATATTCCTTCTTTTTGTCAATGATCGCAGAAGACCGTTCATTACAAAGAGTAACGATACCATCACGGTCAAAATAGATGATCCCCAGAGGAGATTGTTCAAATATCATACGATATTCTTTTTCAGATCCCATTGAAGCACTCCATTCTTCATATGATAGAACTTTCAGCAAATGTTCCCTGTTAATATATTAGCTGGATACAATTTAAACGTTTTTAGAACTTGCATTAGACATTTAAAGTTCTAGTAAAGGAAGGAATTAATAGATCATTATAAGGTTTTGAGCACTTCATACATCGTTAGTATTGCAATTTGGACCTTGAATTAAAAACATTGAGGGGAGAATGCTCTTCAGCTGTGTATTTTCCATTCGATCTCTCCTTCTCTAAAAATCATATCTGCCTCAATAAGCATTTATGCTTTCTTCACTGTCACCCAGAACACACTGCCATGTCCTTCCGGATTGTCTTCCACACCCACATCTCCATTATCAGATCCATATTTCAAGGCATTTGATATGTAATTGGCAAATACTTCCTCGACCATTGGTTTCACGAGTACAGGAAATGTAAACAGATTTATATTTTTGTAATGAGATATCTTGAACCAATATCCATAACTACTGTAAAAATAATATTTTGTGGGAACAGAAGACCCAATACGTGACGAACATAGATTCAGGAAATTATGCGCATATCATTTGATCTTTTGAAATATGGTAGGTATCTACATGGGCAAATATTCAAAGTTAAGGATGTATCTTGGCGATCAGAACGAAACTCGAATTCAACTTACTTTTTCAGAAATTGGTGAAATTTTGGGTTTTCCATTACCACCTGCTGCCAGGAATCACCCTGCATGGTGGACCAATGATGAAAATAGAACTCATGCAATGGATGGATGGCTTGCCCAGGGATGGAAAGCCAAAGTAAACTTTGAATTGCAGCAAGTTAGTTTCCTCAATACGGGAAATACCGTATCTACAAAAGATAAAATGGGAGACATAAGGACATCTGCAACAATAAATGCATCTGATTTTGAAAATAAAGTGCGTACTGTAATGTCTGATTTTTATTCAAAAGAATTGGTTACAGGCCAATTCCCGGGATTTTCAAAGTCTTTTTATATGATATCTGATGAAAACGAAATCGTTGGTGATATTAAGTACTTCACGATGACCAATGAAGGATCCCTACCACCAGCAGAGTTCTCGGTCATTGCTGAACATGTGTGGTTGTTAGAAAAAACTACTGCTTTGCATAAGTTTTTGGTCTTCGGAAATGAACGCCGCGTTCCTGAGGAATGGTTAAAGATATATGGAAATCTCGTACATGATGTTGATTTTTTCTTTTATAACTATGAAGATGATAGGTTAGAAAAATTTGTTTTAAAATGAATCAACAAATTTAGATACATTTCAACTTCCCTATAAATTTCTCATCCAAAAAAGAGATGGGAAATTAATTAAAAAGGGGTTATGATAAAAATAAAAATGCGTATGTAAAGCCGTCGGGGGAACTTATACCCCTCCATAAGAGGGTAAAAACGTCACCTAATAACGAAATTCATAAATTGAAAATCAAGATTGAAGTGAATTTAGTTTCGTAATTCCTTAAGAATTATATGATTCTTTATTTCTTCAAGAAACTTACTTTCAGAAGCTTTTTAACTATAAATTATTAATTCTTCCTTTGCTCTGATTACTGCGTACGCCTGAGTGGGATAGTTGAAATCACTTTCAGGTGATACCATATATCAGCATGGTTTTCAAATGTGCATATCCTAAATACAGAGCATAGGAAGCGGGATAAATGTCGAATTTCTTTAAGGATTAAATATGCTTGTCCAGTTCTGGTGAAGCGTTTGCCACTCCATTTGTATAAGTCATGTACAATGGTAAGCCCCTCTT is part of the Methanococcoides orientis genome and harbors:
- a CDS encoding sensor histidine kinase, with protein sequence MGSEKEYRMIFEQSPLGIIYFDRDGIVTLCNERSSAIIDKKKEYIIGSDILSIFSDEQMAFAIKAVLSGTPVQYEGEHLSSPEAQSVQMEVHCSPDVSEDGSLLGGICIIEDISLRRSLEDTLKIDESRLEALLELEQMMDAPMQEIADFVHEEAVRLTGSNIGYLAFLNEDESSLIMHTWSNSVMKGCTVPDRKFIYEVDKIGLWGEPIRQRQPVIINDYNAPDPLKKGYPEGHVELSNYMAVPVFEGDRIVATAGVSNKEGDYDASDVRQLTLLMQGLWRLVQRRESLEKLKKYAEDLEHSNELKELFTDIMRHDLLNPAGIVKGYAELLLEMETDGKKQDMVRTIDRNNKKLIDMIESAARFAKLDSFEDIEFQEMDLALVIESVVGNFRPNIDENQMKVEFDHEGSYPVKANPMIEDVFSNLLSNAIKYSPENERIIINISDADDEWKVSVTDRGEGVPDENKTELFERFKRVTKKGIKGTGLGLAIVKKIVDLHGGSVRVEDNPEGRGSIFWVTLKKWG
- a CDS encoding DUF7662 domain-containing protein: MVGIYMGKYSKLRMYLGDQNETRIQLTFSEIGEILGFPLPPAARNHPAWWTNDENRTHAMDGWLAQGWKAKVNFELQQVSFLNTGNTVSTKDKMGDIRTSATINASDFENKVRTVMSDFYSKELVTGQFPGFSKSFYMISDENEIVGDIKYFTMTNEGSLPPAEFSVIAEHVWLLEKTTALHKFLVFGNERRVPEEWLKIYGNLVHDVDFFFYNYEDDRLEKFVLK
- a CDS encoding PKD domain-containing protein — translated: MLQSNGYQADYLTVTQIEAGYLLQYDVFIYAHDSGANSPAFEEAVKTFLGNGGGMVAEWSSSAVLLNETGPNIYYVNGQWGLFEGMADHGRSVARNTPIDILDNEHPIFENVTDGFVGQGATEYFYSSQELDPRLDVVAEYTGHGGTWPAIAIAEKGSLLSYPSDISGSGGVVLIFFDAADDPDINDDMINLWLNCVNYVANPIKISSPLTITNDSTPLLEASFFEKASLTWYVLDGINGTNQTNTTSLKTTLPQLVEGQHNITVYTLDSEGAVEEETLQFLVDLTSPEVNFETNGNSTYLKAQGTIVTATDALSGIQTLEYSWSQDYAEGSVVSWTGFTSGDALTKDSVSGDWYLHVKATDNASNVNYSVSNVFKLDNSVPVIELTENVNSTYSNSHSTTVTVTDTPSGLQSLEYSWSQSNTEGSVDSWTLFNSGDILTKDSVNGDWYLHVKATDNTTNVNYSISNVFKFDNEEPTYEWVKGPTKANTGDNITIELNVLDNIELASCNITADGDEYQMNEDSGSYSYNISIPASDSGTLVSSIIYNCTFSDLAGNTNSTDNVCVDVTILPIADFSANATRGTVPLTVNFTDNSSGLVDNWHWDFGDGNTSEEQSPVHEFGAGNFTVNLTVSNVNGTSTKYLKVRAAEEPVYTLLPEDVMLISVYGEEMNFSVNSTLFSSYEWFINGNTVTGSGFDMFNNTDDSSRISYCNINTSQYIVQDDFFMDVYHVVLNVSNESIGRTDTFSWEWTVTNSSANDGEEVDLVINKTPEVTEDGSGEKHVRFNTTDDENSGDNEIECSISFVSFNTTNETAGVQIKVEVLNVSSLNESAIDFSKDLVYQYLDISFNNETLANEGSGNRSIEFKVRNDLNGGTLVIKTVKLRHLNSSTWESYTPELIDNDGTYSYFIVRNISGFSPFAVTCDYDYPSASTSSSDDGLPAYLKWLMFKEGAEATVDEEYLEVPITSEVNDLSDSQDKVDADFDGSEYSDSTNINSEEGGNFMMVLGVSLIAALAILFVIYRKKQEN